The Triticum aestivum cultivar Chinese Spring chromosome 7B, IWGSC CS RefSeq v2.1, whole genome shotgun sequence genome window below encodes:
- the LOC123157512 gene encoding serine/threonine-protein kinase STY13, with product MMEAGKFPGIIGAASGQDGGVNFCDMAYYQKLGEGSTMSIDSLNSMQTSMHGGSIMSVDNSSVGSTDSRTGMLNHPSHRGPVAVVSYSVGNSIFRPGRVSHALSDDALAQALMDTRFPTETLKDYEEWTIDLGKLHMGLPFAQGAFGKLYRGTYNGMDVAIKLLERPEADPTQAQLLEQQFVQEVMMLAELRHPNIVKFVGACRKPIVWCIVTGYAKGGSVRNFLNRRQNRSVPLKLAVKQALDVARGMAYVHGLGFIHRDLKSDNLLISGDKSIKIADFGVARIEVKTEGMTPETGTYRWMAPEMIQHRPYNQKVDVYSFGIVLWELITGTLPFPNMTAVQAAFAVVNKGVRPAIPHDCLPALGEIMTRCWDANPDVRPPFTDVVRMLERVEMEVLNNVRKARFRCCISQPTTLD from the exons ATGATGGAAGCGGGCAAGTTCCCCGGGATAATTGGTGCCGCAAGCGGCCAGGACGGTGGCGTCAACTTCTGCGACATGGCATACTACCAGAAGCTAGGGGAGGGCTCCACCATGTCCATTGATAGCCTTAACAGCATGCAGACCAGCATGCACGGTGGTTCCATAATGTCTGTGGACAACAGTAGTGTTGGTTCTACTGACTCGCGTACTGGGATGCTTAACCATCCTAGCCACAGGGGGCCTGTTGCTGTGGTCAGCTACTCGGTTGGGAACAGCATTTTCCGTCCTGGGCGGGTGTCTCATGCCTTGAGTGATGATGCGTTGGCACAGGCTTTGATGGACACTAGATTCCCCACTGAGACACTCAAGGATTATGAGGAGTGGACCATTGATTTGGGGAAGCTCCACATGGGATTGCCCTTTGCACAAGGTGCATTTGGGAAGCTATACAGGGGGACCTACAATGGGATGGATGTTGCCATTAAGCTTTTGGAGAGGCCCGAGGCTGACCCCACACAAGCTCAGCTGCTGGAGCAACAGTTTGTGCAAGAAGTTATGATGCTTGCAGAGTTAAGGCATCCAAATATAGTCAAGTTCGTTGGCGCATGCAGGAAGCCAATAGTTTGGTGCATTGTCACAGGGTATGCAAAGGGTGGATCTGTTAGGAATTTCCTGAATAGGAGGCAGAACAGGTCTGTTCCACTGAAGCTGGCAGTGAAGCAGGCACTAGATGTTGCACGTGGCATGGCTTATGTTCATGGCCTTGGGTTCATCCACAGAGATCTTAAGTCAGATAACCTCTTGATTTCTGGTGATAAATCGATCAAGATTGCTGACTTCGGAGTTGCTAGGATTGAAGTGAAGACCGAGGGGATGACACCTGAAACAGGAACATACCGTTGGATGGCTCC TGAGATGATCCAGCACAGACCATACAATCAGAAAGTTGATGTCTACAGTTTTGGCATTGTCCTGTGGGAGCTAATAACTGGGACCCTTCCTTTTCCAAACATGACAGCAGTGCAAGCTGCATTTGCTGTGGTGAACAAGGGTGTTCGCCCAGCCATACCCCATGACTGCCTACCTGCCCTTGGGGAGATCATGACAAGGTGCTGGGATGCAAACCCCGATGTCCGCCCCCCTTTTACCGATGTTGTCAGAATGCTGGAGCGTGTGGAGATGGAGGTCCTGAACAATGTCCGCAAGGCCAGATTCCGGTGTTGCATCTCCCAACCCACGACCTTAGACTAA